The window GTCGGCGTGATCGCCGACCCGCGACGTATCGACACCCGAACGACCCCTGTGAGCGCCGGTGGATCACTCGTGCTCAAGCAGCGCTTGCGGTCACTCGTGGCTGTGTGACCCGCTCGCTGGTAGATCCCCGCGGGCCAGTTCACTCATTTCCCATGGCCCGCCCGAATTTTCCGCGCTGCTGTCCGTCGATCAGGCGCTAGACAGTTATAGGTCCTCGAGAAACGCGAGCACGGAGCGGTACAGCCCGGCGACCGTCAGTCGGCACGGGAGAACGACACCGCTGCGTTCGCCGCGTCCCGCGTCTCGGCGAGGAGTCGGTGGGCGTAGAACGCGACCGAAAAGTCCTGCGGGCTGGGAATCGAGCAGGCGAGCCAGCCGATCGCGACCGCCGACAGGACGGGCGTCTCGGCGGTGAGATCCATCGTCAGGCCGGCCGCGAGGACGGGGAGGGCCAACAGCGTCGGGGCGAGCGCTGCGAGGCGAAGGATCCACGCCGGCTCCCGGCCGGTCGGGGTCGGCTCGACGACGGCCCACGGACAGCTGGCCAACCGGCCGAGCACACCGTCGCGGCCCGGAAAGTAGGAGACGGTGTACTCGACGCGGGCGAGGCGAAGCACCAGCGCGTGGGCTGACTCGTGAGCGACCAGCCCGACCGCAGCCGAGAGGGCGAGTGCGCATCCAGCAACCACCACAGTCAGAGCCGGATCAATCCCGATCATAGCGCGCGCGAACCGGCTCGACGGCTGCGTTCCCGTCGACGCCACCGCGCACTCGTCTCGTCGGCCTGCCGGTGCAAGTTCGGCGGGCTGTACGGATTGACGCATTAAGACGGCACCCGTCCCACCCGCTTGCAAGAGCGCTCATCCACAGCGCTCTAACCATTAAATAGGCTGCCGTGGTTTGTTATAGCATGACACAGAAAAACGCACTCGAGTTCGAGCACGCGGACCGGCGGACGATCTACGAGTTCGTCGAGCGACGGGGCGCCGTCGACGCCGAAGACGCCCGCGAGGAACTCGCTATCGAGCCGGCCAGGTTCAGACACCACGTTGCCATCCTCAAACGCGACGGCCGCCTCGAGGAGCGCGACGACACGCTGCAGGTCGCGATCGACGCCGGCACCGAAGAGGAGTACGTCGCCGACGACCTCGAGTTCCACATTCGGCCGGCGCGCCAGGGCGATCTGACGGGGATCGTCGGCGCGATCCGTGCGGTCGCCGCGGAGAAGACCTACATCGAGGCCGAGACCGTCGCCGACGAGATCGACCACGAGAACGCGCTGCTCCGGCACAACGACCTCGAGTCGCGGCTGTTCTTCGTCGCAACCGTCGAGGACGAGGTCGTCGGTTGGGTCCACCTCCACGCGCCGGAACTTGACAAGCTGAGCCACACCGCCGAGTTGACCGTCGGCGTCCTCGAGGCCTACCGCGGCCACGGTATCGGCTCACACCTCCTCGAGCGGGGGCTGGAGTGGGCGGCGTCCAACGGCTACGAAAAAGTCTACCAGAGCGTGCCCGCTACCAACGCGGGCGCGATCGGGTTCCTCGAGGCCCACGACTGGGAGACCGAAGCCGTCCGCGAGGACCACTACAAGCTCGAGGGCGACTACGTCGACGAGGTGATGATGGCGGTCGAACTGTAGCGTCTCACGACGGCGGTCGCGGCAGCAAAGAAACGGCGTCGGCGACTGCCGTCGGAAGCGGTCGACGGTCGAAAAACGAACGCGTTAGTCCTGCGAGTCGGGCGCCGGACTCTCCGCTCCCGCCGCGATTTCGAACAGCGTCTCGTAGCCCTCGTCGTCCGGCAGTTGTTCCTTGATATCGTCGATCGCGCCCTCGGTGACCGCTTCGTCGACGACGTCCACGACGACCTGCGCGTGGAACGCCGCGTCGGCCGGATCGCCCTCGCCGATCTCCTGGCGTTCGGCCACGCGATCGACGAACTCGTCGAACTCGAACCGCTCGACGTCGTCGACCTCCTCGAGGAAGCGGCCGAGTTCCTCGGGAAGTTGGGCGCCAAGGTTCTCGGCTTCGCCCGGCTGGATGCGCTCGGAGAGAGTCGTCAGGGTCGCACGGGAGATGCTCAGCGCGGCCTCGCGGGAGTCGAGTTGTGCGCGGTGCTGGACTTCACCGATGAAGTCGTCGTACTGCATATCCGGTAGTGGCGCCGTCGCGCGGAAAGCCGTGGGCCCTTCAGACGAAGGGGCCGCTCAGCGCTCGTCCTCGGACGAGGTCGGTTCCGCCGGACTCTCAGCTGCGTCGGCGTCGGGAACCCGCTGCCCCCAGAAGCCGTCGTACTTCCGAACCTCGAGGTCGCCCTCGACCCGCGTCTGGCACGAGAGCCGGAGCCCGGAATCCGGGTCGTGCGGCGGGATGGAGAGACGGCGTCGTTCGGCTGCGGTCGGGTCGCTCACGTCGCCCTCGATCGCGACGGCACAGGTTCCGCAGGTGCCGTGTCCGCGACAGTTGAGCCAGTTCGCACGGCCGTTGTGGGGCGACTCGCCCGCTTCCAGGAGGACGTCACGGAGGACGCGTCCGCGTTCGCACTCGATTTCCCGTCCGCGAAACTCGATCGTCGGCATACTAGCGCGTTCGATCCGCGGGACCTTCGTTCTTCGCCGCCGGTGGTCGTGCGGTTCGGCCGCGTCCCGCCGGCCGACACCCGCGGCGGGTCACTGAATCGAAAGACAGTTTGAAACCACGGTGCTACGGGACAGCATGCTTTCGATCGCGCTTGCCGGAAAGCCAAACGCCGGCAAGTCCACGTTCTACACCGCGGCGACGATGGCCGACGTCGACGTCGCCAACTACCCCTTCACGACGATCGACGCCAACCGCGGCGTGAGCTACGTCCGGACCGACTGTCCCTGCCTCGAGCGCGAGGAGCGCTGTAACGCCGACAACTGCGAGGACGGCAAGCGCTACGTCCCGATCGAACTGCTCGACGTCGCCGGCCTCGTCCCCGGCGCCCACGAGGGGAAGGGGCTGGGCAACCAGTTCCTCGACGAACTGACCAACGCCGACGTGATCGTCAACGTCGTCGACGCCTCCGGCGGCACCAACGAGAAGGGCGAACCCGTCGACATCGGCGAGCACGACCCGCTCGAGGACATCGACTTCATCGAGGAGGAGATGGACCTCTGGCTGGCCGGCATCGTCGACCGCAACTGGGAGTCCGTCGAGCGAAAGTCCCGCTCGCCCGATTTCGACATCGACGACGCCTTGGCGGACATGCTCTCGGGCTTCGGCGCCTCGCCGAAACAGATCGCGACCGTCCTCCGAGAACTCGACTACCCCGAGGACCCGATCCAGTGGGAGGACGAGCACCGCGAGGAACTCGCGCGCCTGGTCCGCGAGCGCACGAAGCCGATCGTCGTCGCCGCGAACAAGATCGACGTCGCCCCCGAGGAGAACGTCGAGCGCCTGCTCGAGCTCGACAAGCCCGTGATTCCGACGACCGCGGAGGGTGAACTCGCCCTGCGCCGAGCCGCGGACAACGGCCTCGTCGACTACGACCCCGGCGACGAGACGGTCGAGATCGGCGACGACGTCAACGACGCCCAGCGCGAGGCCCTCGAGGATCTGGCGGACACGATGGCCGAGTGGGGCGGCACGGGCGTCCAGGGCGCGCTCAACCACGCCGTCTACGACCTGCTCGAGCACATCACGGCCTACCCCGTCGAGGACGCCGCGAAGTGGTCCGACGGCAGCGGGAATATCCTGCCCGACGCGCACCTGTTGCCGGACGGCTCGACGCCGGTCGATCTGGCCTACGCCGTCCACTCCGACATCGGCGACGGCTACCTGCACGCGGTCAACGCCAAGTCGAACCGAGAGGTCGGGGAGGACTACACGCTCGAGGAGGGCGACGTGATCAAGATCGTGAGCACCAACTGACGGTACGGGACGAATCGAATCGCTGTCGTCGGCGTTGTTTCAGATATTCGCACCGATAATAACGGCTTGAGCGACGAGAACGGAGACCAACGCGGTGAGTACGAGCAGTGTATAGGCCGTCGAGCGACCGGCGAACTCGTCCGTCCGCTCGAGCCGGGCGGCGATTTGTCGCGCGCCGATTGCGAGGATGCCAACGAACGCTGGAAATGCTAGCAGAACCAGCGCGGTCGGTGCGTGCTCCGGGCCGTAGTACGGACCCCCACCCAGCGTCCAGTGAATTCGAACGGTTCCCGGCAGGATACCGTATGCCACCAGACTGCCTGCGATACTGAGTCCCGTCGCCGCGACGCCGCCCGCCGTCAGCACGGTCGACGTTCCGTCGCCGGACCTGTCCGAGCCATTGCGTTCGAGCGCCTGTCGAATCGACATATTTCACTGAACGCCCCGCCGGCTGATATATCGTTCCAGCAATCGATTACACCAACCGGATTGATATGTCTGGCGCGGGACGGTTAATCGAGAACGGACCGAATCGAAGATGGTTGACACAGACCTCGATGAGTCCGGCTTCGAGATTCTGGCGCATCCGACGCGACTGCGTATACTGGCCGTGCTCGTCGACCGACGGAAGACGTCGACCGAGCCGCTCGACTTCGCCGAACTCCGCCGCCGGGTCGGCATGCGAGACTCGGGGAACTTCAACTACCACCTCGAGAAGCTTCGCGGCCGATTCGTCAAGGGGACCGACGACGGCTACCGAATAACCGCGGCGGGATTACAAGTGGTGGCGGCGGCGCTGGCCGGCGAGTACGACGCGGGGGAACCGCTGGGGCCGACGCGACTCGAAGACGAGTGTCCGGTCTGTGCGGAACCGCTGACCGCGCGCTACGCCGACGGAATGCTCACAGTTTCGTGCTCGAACGAGCACGGCTTTCGGAACGCGGTCGCCCGGCGAACCGTCGAAGAGCGAGGACTAGTCGACGCCGTGGAGGTGCTCACGATCACGACGCACAAGGACCTGAAACTGGCCTGCGACGGACTCTGTCCTGTCTGTCACGGCCCGCTCGAGTGGGCCGACGAGCGGGTGACCGCGGAGGGACTCGATCCGGACTTTCCGCACTTCTCGACCCGGTGCGATCGATGCGGCGCGAGCGCGGACGTGCCCGTCGTTTTTCCGCTGCTCTCCCGTCCGGCCGTCATCGCGTTCTATCACGAGCGCGAGATCGATATCCGCCGGCGACCGGTGTGGGCGTCCGAATTTTACGACGGCGTCGACGTGGCCGACCGCTCCGACGCGACCGAATCGCGGCTCGCAGTGACGGTCTCGGTCGACGGGGACGCGCTAACCGGTATCCTCGACGAGCACCTGTCCGTCGTTTCGATCGACATCGACGGCTGATCCTGTACCCTCACCGCCTACGTCACTCGAGCGGCTGCGCGTAGTCGACTTGCTTCGGCTGGAAACCCGCATCGCGATAGAACCGACGGGCGCCCTCGTTGTGCCACTCGCAAGAGACCTTGAGGTGGTCACACCCCTGCTTGCGAGCCATCGATTTCACGCGCTCGAGGACCGCCGTGCCGTGGCCCCGATTCCGACGGTCCTGGTCGATCGCG is drawn from Halopiger aswanensis and contains these coding sequences:
- a CDS encoding GNAT family N-acetyltransferase; protein product: MTQKNALEFEHADRRTIYEFVERRGAVDAEDAREELAIEPARFRHHVAILKRDGRLEERDDTLQVAIDAGTEEEYVADDLEFHIRPARQGDLTGIVGAIRAVAAEKTYIEAETVADEIDHENALLRHNDLESRLFFVATVEDEVVGWVHLHAPELDKLSHTAELTVGVLEAYRGHGIGSHLLERGLEWAASNGYEKVYQSVPATNAGAIGFLEAHDWETEAVREDHYKLEGDYVDEVMMAVEL
- a CDS encoding DUF2267 domain-containing protein, producing the protein MQYDDFIGEVQHRAQLDSREAALSISRATLTTLSERIQPGEAENLGAQLPEELGRFLEEVDDVERFEFDEFVDRVAERQEIGEGDPADAAFHAQVVVDVVDEAVTEGAIDDIKEQLPDDEGYETLFEIAAGAESPAPDSQD
- a CDS encoding 2Fe-2S iron-sulfur cluster-binding protein, translating into MPTIEFRGREIECERGRVLRDVLLEAGESPHNGRANWLNCRGHGTCGTCAVAIEGDVSDPTAAERRRLSIPPHDPDSGLRLSCQTRVEGDLEVRKYDGFWGQRVPDADAAESPAEPTSSEDER
- a CDS encoding redox-regulated ATPase YchF produces the protein MLSIALAGKPNAGKSTFYTAATMADVDVANYPFTTIDANRGVSYVRTDCPCLEREERCNADNCEDGKRYVPIELLDVAGLVPGAHEGKGLGNQFLDELTNADVIVNVVDASGGTNEKGEPVDIGEHDPLEDIDFIEEEMDLWLAGIVDRNWESVERKSRSPDFDIDDALADMLSGFGASPKQIATVLRELDYPEDPIQWEDEHREELARLVRERTKPIVVAANKIDVAPEENVERLLELDKPVIPTTAEGELALRRAADNGLVDYDPGDETVEIGDDVNDAQREALEDLADTMAEWGGTGVQGALNHAVYDLLEHITAYPVEDAAKWSDGSGNILPDAHLLPDGSTPVDLAYAVHSDIGDGYLHAVNAKSNREVGEDYTLEEGDVIKIVSTN
- a CDS encoding ArsR/SmtB family transcription factor, producing MVDTDLDESGFEILAHPTRLRILAVLVDRRKTSTEPLDFAELRRRVGMRDSGNFNYHLEKLRGRFVKGTDDGYRITAAGLQVVAAALAGEYDAGEPLGPTRLEDECPVCAEPLTARYADGMLTVSCSNEHGFRNAVARRTVEERGLVDAVEVLTITTHKDLKLACDGLCPVCHGPLEWADERVTAEGLDPDFPHFSTRCDRCGASADVPVVFPLLSRPAVIAFYHEREIDIRRRPVWASEFYDGVDVADRSDATESRLAVTVSVDGDALTGILDEHLSVVSIDIDG